In the Orenia marismortui DSM 5156 genome, one interval contains:
- a CDS encoding ABC transporter ATP-binding protein, which produces MLIEIKDLDFRYKNSKVDTLNDFNLAVDTGEIVCLLGESGSGKSTVLRLLSGLEEPDEGLIKIGSKIIVDNDTFILPEKRGIGMVFQDYALFPHMSVAENILFGVKKNDKEYKKEKISELLKLVGLEELKDRYPYQISGGQQQRVALARALAIEPSLILMDEPFSNLDASLQSRIREELKAIIKKSGVTAIFVSHDKDDAINIADKIVVLRDGEIVQQGKAKNIINNPSCAYVAGLFS; this is translated from the coding sequence ATGTTAATTGAAATTAAAGATTTGGATTTTAGATATAAGAACTCTAAGGTCGATACCTTAAATGATTTTAATCTTGCTGTAGATACTGGTGAAATAGTCTGTCTACTAGGGGAAAGTGGAAGTGGAAAAAGTACAGTTTTACGTTTGCTTTCAGGTCTTGAGGAGCCAGATGAAGGTCTGATCAAGATTGGTAGCAAGATAATAGTTGATAATGATACTTTTATCTTACCTGAGAAAAGGGGGATTGGGATGGTTTTTCAGGATTACGCCTTATTTCCTCATATGTCAGTTGCAGAGAATATATTATTTGGTGTAAAGAAGAATGATAAAGAGTATAAAAAGGAAAAAATAAGTGAATTATTAAAATTGGTAGGGCTAGAGGAACTAAAGGATAGGTATCCTTATCAGATCAGTGGAGGACAACAACAGCGAGTAGCTTTAGCAAGAGCTTTGGCAATAGAACCTTCATTAATATTGATGGATGAACCTTTTAGTAATCTTGATGCTAGTTTGCAATCTAGAATTAGAGAAGAGCTAAAAGCTATTATTAAAAAGAGTGGAGTGACTGCAATCTTTGTTTCACATGATAAAGATGATGCTATCAATATAGCTGATAAGATAGTTGTTTTAAGAGATGGTGAGATTGTTCAGCAAGGTAAGGCCAAAAATATAATCAATAACCCATCTTGTGCTTATGTAGCAGGCTTATTTTCATAA
- a CDS encoding ABC transporter permease, which produces MLKSRNLKSLFNIWSVSSFIIIMLVLIPNANILLNIFEPVNENWNHIKEYLLQDYIVNSTILVLFTGIFSILIGLIPAWLISQYEFPFRDFFKWALILPLAIPPYIGAYTYNGMLNYTGILQTTLRSMGISVNPAYFDIMNSSGAIFIYTIFLFPYVYIITRSFLSKQSASLVEAARTLGKGPLQIFWHVILPISRGAIVAGVSLVILEVLNDYGVVKYFGIPTFSTAIFKTWFSMGDLNSAVRLSALLMVFVFGVLLIENFSRGGKRYSYSTTKVRPISRIKLSGIKAFLVSALCSSIFAIGFLIPTAQLLHWVWLSYAKVLDIDFLILSFNSIFVALFTSILIVVISIIVANTVRISDNIFSKIYSKIAILGYSIPGAVIAVGVLLFFLGLDNIIYSGNLVLTSTILMLVFAYIIRFLAIGYNSVESGFDKVGKSFFEASRTLGIGITETFFKVDLPMIKPAISSAFLLALIEILKELPLTLILRPFNFDTLATKAFEYASDEMIHEAAISSIIIIFICSLAIYGIHKLSVKRGAKNVN; this is translated from the coding sequence TTGTTAAAGAGCAGAAATTTAAAATCTTTGTTTAATATCTGGTCAGTTTCAAGCTTTATCATTATTATGTTGGTTCTAATCCCAAATGCTAATATTTTATTAAATATTTTTGAACCAGTAAATGAAAATTGGAATCATATTAAAGAATACTTATTACAAGATTATATAGTCAACTCAACTATTCTAGTTCTCTTTACGGGGATTTTTTCTATTTTAATCGGCTTAATACCTGCCTGGTTAATTAGTCAATATGAATTCCCATTTCGTGATTTCTTTAAATGGGCATTGATCTTACCTTTAGCAATACCACCTTATATTGGAGCTTACACCTATAATGGGATGTTAAATTATACAGGAATCCTACAGACTACTTTAAGGAGTATGGGGATAAGTGTAAATCCAGCTTATTTTGATATTATGAATAGTTCTGGAGCAATATTTATTTATACAATCTTTTTGTTTCCGTATGTCTATATTATTACAAGGTCATTTTTATCAAAACAAAGTGCTTCTTTAGTAGAGGCTGCTAGAACTTTGGGAAAAGGACCTTTACAGATTTTCTGGCATGTTATTTTACCGATTTCTAGAGGAGCTATAGTGGCAGGAGTCAGTCTAGTAATCTTAGAAGTGCTAAATGATTATGGTGTTGTAAAATACTTTGGTATCCCAACCTTTAGTACAGCTATTTTTAAGACTTGGTTTTCAATGGGAGATTTAAATTCAGCAGTAAGGTTATCTGCTTTATTAATGGTCTTTGTTTTTGGAGTTCTTCTAATAGAGAATTTTTCGCGGGGAGGAAAGAGGTACAGTTATAGTACCACTAAGGTTAGACCTATCTCTAGAATCAAACTATCAGGTATAAAAGCTTTTTTAGTATCAGCTTTATGTTCATCTATCTTTGCTATTGGGTTTTTAATACCTACAGCACAATTGCTTCATTGGGTTTGGTTAAGTTATGCTAAGGTTTTGGATATAGATTTCTTGATTTTGTCCTTTAATTCAATCTTTGTAGCATTATTTACTTCGATACTAATTGTAGTTATTTCAATAATCGTAGCTAATACTGTGAGAATTAGTGATAATATCTTTTCTAAAATCTATTCTAAGATAGCGATATTAGGTTATTCGATTCCAGGAGCGGTTATAGCAGTAGGTGTTCTATTATTTTTCCTAGGATTAGATAATATTATATATTCTGGTAACCTAGTCTTAACTTCAACTATTTTAATGCTTGTTTTTGCTTATATTATTAGATTTTTAGCTATTGGTTATAATTCTGTAGAATCTGGCTTTGATAAAGTGGGTAAAAGTTTTTTTGAAGCTTCTCGTACTTTAGGTATAGGTATTACTGAAACCTTCTTTAAGGTTGATTTACCAATGATTAAACCAGCTATCAGCAGTGCTTTTCTACTTGCTTTAATTGAAATACTTAAAGAGTTACCACTAACTTTAATCTTAAGGCCTTTTAACTTTGATACATTGGCTACTAAAGCCTTTGAATATGCAAGTGACGAAATGATACATGAAGCTGCTATTTCATCTATAATTATAATATTTATCTGTAGTCTAGCTATATATGGGATTCATAAGCTGAGTGTTAAGAGGGGGGCTAAAAATGTTAATTGA
- a CDS encoding Fe(3+) ABC transporter substrate-binding protein: MKKSLFVLSMALVLTVVSVSTASAGFFDFLLGEDNGEVNLYTNRHYDTDEELLKQFEEETGIKVNVLKGGSDELIERIDREGESTQADLLITADAGRLHRAKTKGLLQTIDSEMVLNNIPENLRDEDNQWVGLTVRGRVVVYAKDRVNPLDINTYGDLANEKWDDKILVRSSSNIYNQSLLASLIATKGEQYARAWAEGVLNNMARRPKGNDRAQATAVAAGTGDLAIMNTYYIGKMLNSSNPEEVKVAKQVGVRFLEPTHVNVSGIGLTKHAKNKENAIKLIEFLASKKAQKFFAEANYEYPANPNVEPSALLNSWGDFETQDINLTKLGEFNQKAVEIFNEIGWQ, translated from the coding sequence ATGAAAAAATCATTATTTGTATTATCGATGGCTTTAGTGTTAACAGTAGTTTCAGTTTCAACAGCTTCGGCTGGGTTCTTTGATTTCTTATTAGGAGAGGACAATGGAGAGGTTAACCTTTATACTAATAGGCATTACGATACTGATGAAGAATTACTTAAACAATTTGAAGAAGAAACAGGAATCAAGGTAAATGTCTTAAAAGGTGGTTCTGATGAATTAATTGAAAGAATTGATAGAGAAGGTGAAAGTACACAGGCTGATCTGTTAATTACAGCTGATGCAGGTAGATTACATAGAGCTAAAACAAAAGGTTTATTGCAGACTATAGATAGTGAAATGGTATTAAACAATATTCCAGAAAATTTAAGGGATGAAGATAATCAATGGGTTGGGTTAACTGTAAGAGGAAGAGTTGTTGTATATGCTAAAGATAGAGTAAATCCTTTAGATATCAATACATATGGAGACTTGGCAAATGAAAAATGGGATGATAAAATTTTAGTAAGATCTTCATCAAATATTTATAATCAATCGTTACTAGCTTCACTGATTGCTACAAAGGGTGAACAGTATGCAAGAGCATGGGCAGAAGGTGTTTTGAATAATATGGCAAGAAGGCCTAAAGGTAACGATAGAGCTCAAGCTACAGCAGTTGCAGCAGGAACTGGTGACTTAGCGATTATGAATACTTACTATATTGGAAAGATGTTAAACTCTTCTAATCCAGAAGAAGTAAAAGTAGCTAAGCAAGTAGGAGTACGTTTCTTAGAACCAACACATGTTAATGTAAGTGGGATTGGACTTACTAAGCATGCTAAAAATAAAGAGAATGCTATTAAGTTAATTGAATTTTTAGCAAGTAAAAAAGCTCAAAAATTCTTTGCTGAAGCTAATTATGAGTATCCAGCAAATCCAAATGTAGAGCCTTCAGCATTGTTGAACTCATGGGGAGATTTTGAAACTCAAGATATCAACCTAACTAAATTAGGAGAATTTAATCAGAAAGCAGTTGAAATTTTTAATGAAATAGGATGGCAATAA